The following coding sequences are from one Lolium rigidum isolate FL_2022 chromosome 6, APGP_CSIRO_Lrig_0.1, whole genome shotgun sequence window:
- the LOC124666076 gene encoding pentatricopeptide repeat-containing protein At3g02650, mitochondrial-like produces the protein MWRSRARALLLLRSSTPASPPQKNPLRILARAPPPRLLSRFLSSSPEAVPDAATSSSEALPDAYPYPSPDAVSASADPTDDGEENLAALWEEDADGADDIFVSTASSDAADAETSDEEVARVRALVESTPEDQIPSAIADMVVDFTEPLLAAVLLSAENCSGKKLLLLFKSAGKNNPDVKTLANLEIIAGKLADSNEIDKMDAYMLWDLVKEMGSVPGSVNTQILNRVIAMFWKLEKSKAALEVLDKFSEFGCTPDGDSYYLVIQAAGKKSMVGAAWGVCEKMVRSGCFPDGKKTGEIVTFFCKGKKVMDAHSVYLAAKEKKVQIPTSALDFLVGALARDDETIGTALELLEEYKGKSLKHAGKSFAAVIHGLCRMKNVKDAKKLLMRMVNLGPAPGSAVFNFVITGLSKEGEMEEAKGLIRVMESRGLRPDIYTYSVIMSGYTKGGMIDEAHSLLREAKKIHPKLSRVTYHILIRGYCKMEQFDKALECLKEMKEDGLLPNMDEYNKLIQSICLRAMDWRTAEKLLEEIEGGGLRLKGITRSLVVAVKELEMEEASKDSQEA, from the coding sequence ATGTGGCGTTCGCGAGCTcgtgctctcctcctcctccgctcctcCACCCCCGCATCTCCGCCGCAGAAAAATCCACTTCGAATCTTGGCCCGTGCCCCGCCCCCACGCCTTCTCTCCCgtttcctctcctcctctcccgaggccgtcccggacgccgccacctcctcgtcggaagccCTGCCGGATGCCTACCCATACCCCTCGCCCGACGCCGTATCCGCGTCGGCCGAtcccaccgacgacggcgaggagaaCCTGGCCGCGCTCTGGGAGGAGGATGCGGACGGCGCCGACGACATATTcgtctccaccgcctcctccgacGCCGCCGATGCCGAGACCAGCGACGAGGAGGTCGCGCGCGTCCGCGCCCTCGTGGAGTCCACCCCGGAGGACCAGATCCCCTCCGCCATCGCCGACATGGTCGTTGACTTCACCGAGCCGCTCCTAGCCGCCGTCCTCCTCTCTGCCGAGAACTGCTCTGGTAAAAAGCTTCTCCTCTTGTTCAAGTCTGCCGGGAAGAACAACCCCGATGTCAAGACCCTTGCCAATCTTGAAATCATCGCTGGCAAGCTTGCTGATTCCAACGAGATCGACAAGATGGACGCGTACATGCTCTGGGATCTGGTTAAGGAAATGGGCAGTGTGCCAGGATCAGTGAACACTCAGATTCTGAATAGGGTGATAGCAATGTTCTGGAAGCTCGAGAAGTCAAAGGCCGCGCTAGAGGTGCTTGACAAGTTCAGTGAGTTTGGCTGTACTCCGGATGGTGACAGCTATTATCTGGTGATTCAAGCGGCCGGGAAGAAGTCCATGGTTGGTGCTGCGTGGGGTGTTTGTGAGAAGATGGTTCGCTCTGGGTGCTTCCCTGATGGGAAGAAGACCGGTGAGATCGTGACCTTCTTTTGCAAGGGGAAGAAGGTGATGGATGCACATTCGGTATACCTAGCAGCCAAGGAGAAGAAGGTTCAGATTCCAACATCGGCCTTGGATTTCCTTGTTGGTGCTTTGGCGAGGGATGATGAGACCATCGGTACGGCTCTGGAGCTGCTTGAGGAATACAAGGGGAAGTCTCTTAAGCATGCAGGCAAGTCCTTCGCTGCGGTTATACACGGTTTGTGTAGGATGAAAAATGTCAAGGATGCAAAGAAATTGTTGATGAGGATGGTGAATCTTGGCCCAGCTCCTGGTAGTGCAGTGTTCAACTTTGTTATCACGGGATTGTCTAAAGAGGGAGAAATGGAGGAAGCGAAGGGTTTGATAAGAGTGATGGAGAGCCGAGGACTGCGCCCTGATATTTACACATACAGTGTCATCATGAGTGGCTACACTAAAGGAGGCATGATTGATGAAGCCCATTCTCTACTCCGCGAAGCCAAGAAGATCCACCCAAAACTAAGCAGGGTTACGTATCACATACTAATTCGTGGTTACTGCAAGATGGAGCAGTTCGACAAGGCCCTGGAATGCCTAAAAGAGATGAAGGAAGATGGATTGCTGccaaatatggatgagtataacaAACTTATCCAGTCAATATGTCTCAGGGCTATGGACTGGAGAACAGCTGAGAAGCTCCTGGAGGAAATAGAGGGTGGTGGATTACGCCTTAAGGGTATTACAAGGAGCCTCGTAGTAGCAGTGAAGGAATTAGAAATGGAAGAGGCGTCAAAAGACAGCCAAGAAGCTTAG
- the LOC124668094 gene encoding ribonuclease 2-like, which yields METTRRGRRLLVSLSFLCLAVLLATASTSPATAGRKRRMSGFDYYVLALQWPGSVCRQTNHCCSSNGCCRSSPLNWFTIHGLWPQYSYGGWPSCCRQTTPFNMNKIAMLRPILEKYWPSLYCGDSSTCFGGKGPFWVHEWETHGTCAYPEIQDEYDYFSTALYLYSKYNVTKALRKAHIYPRNGRKYEVGHIVAAIDHAFGRLPHIVCKNGSVQELRLCFHKDYQPRDCGSETDDAWSSSRRSHCPRYVTLPSYKKSAMANATEGGLRNRANKEPRAYGQS from the exons ATGGAGACGACGAGGCGCGGGAGGCGGCTCCTCGTGTCGCTCTCCTTCCTCTGCCTTGCCGTGCTGCTCGCGACGGCGtcgacgtcgccggcgacggccgggAGGAAGCGGCGGATGTCCGGGTTCGACTACTACGTGCTGGCGCTGCAGTGGCCGGGCAGCGTCTGCCGGCAGACCAACCACTGCTGCAGCTCCAACGGCTGCTGCCG ATCAAGCCCTCTGAACTGGTTCACAATCC ATGGGCTGTGGCCACAGTACAGCTACGGTGGGTGGCCTTCATGCTGCCGACAAACCACCCCATTCAACATGAACAAG ATCGCGATGCTGAGGCCGATACTGGAGAAGTACTGGCCATCCCTGTACTGCGGCGATTCGTCCACCTGCTTCGGCGGAAAGGGCCCGTTCTGGGTGCATGAG TGGG AGACTCATGGAACGTGTGCTTACCCTGAAATACAGGACGAGTACGACTACTTCTCCACCGCACTCTACCTCTACAGCAAATACAATGTCACC AAAGCCCTGAGGAAAGCGCACATCTACCCACGGAACGGGAGGAAATACGAGGTGGGGCACATCGTGGCCGCCATCGACCACGCCTTCGGGAGGCTGCCGCATATCGTCTGCAAGAACGGCTCCGTCCAGGAGCTCAGGCTTTGCTTCCACAAGGACTACCAG CCCCGGGATTGCGGGTCGGAGACTGACGATGCATGGTCGAGCAGCAGGAGAAGCCATTGCCCTCGTTACGTCACCCTCCCGTCCTACAAAAAGTCTG CGATGGCGAACGCCACAGAGGGAGGACTGAGGAACCGAGCGAACAAGGAGCCGCGTGCGTACGGGCAGAGCTAG
- the LOC124663646 gene encoding ribonuclease 2-like: protein MATTKARAACLLVVWALVAADLFGTGLARASLGKEQREFDYFALALQWPGTICPSTRYCCAINGCCRPEPLQTFTIHGLWPDYDDGTWPSCCRETNYDADKILSLKPVMDLYWPSLYCSTSSTCFSGKGPFWAHEWEKHGTCSSPVVEDEMEYFSTALDLYFKYNVTEMLATGGILISNGEQYALTDVISTIKNAFGGSPQIICKKGSVEELRLCFTKDLKPRDCLTTSALSKNLSKSSCPKNISLPTYDPNAFINSTLAVLPEASNSKMYFYTS from the exons ATGGCGACGACGAAGGCGCGCGCGGCGTGCCTGCTGGTGGTCTGGGCGCTGGTCGCCGCCGATCTGTTCGGCACGGGCCTCGCCCGCGCGTCCCTGGGGAAGGAGCAGCGCGAGTTCGACTACTTCGCGCTCGCGCTGCAGTGGCCGGGCACCATCTGCCCCTCCACCCGCTACTGCTGCGCCATCAACGGCTGCTGCCG GCCGGAGCCGCTCCAGACGTTCACGATCC ACGGGCTGTGGCCGGACTACGACGACGGGACCTGGCCGTCGTGCTGCCGCGAGACCAACTACGACGCCGACAAG ATATTGTCTCTGAAGCCGGTGATGGACCTCTACTGGCCCTCCCTGTACTGCTCGACCTCTTCCACTTGCTTCAGCGGCAAGGGCCCCTTCTGGGCTCATGAG TGGG AGAAGCATGGAACGTGCTCGTCCCCTGTTGTTGAGGATGAAATGGAGTACTTCTCTACTGCCCTTGACCTCTACTTCAAATATAACGTTACA GAAATGCTGGCCACTGGAGGTATCCTGATCTCAAATGGTGAACAATATGCACTGACTGATGTCATCAGTACCATCAAAAATGCTTTTGGAGGCTCACCACAGATCATTTGCAAGAAGGGCTCAGTTGAAGAACTAAGGCTGTGCTTCACCAAAGATTTGAAG CCTCGTGATTGCCTCACTACTTCTGCATTGTCCAAAAACTTGTCGAAATCAAGTTGCCCCAAAAACATCTCCCTGCCAACATATGATCCCAATG CATTCATAAATTCAACCTTGGCGGTTCTCCCAGAAGCCAGTAACAGTAAGATGTATTTTTATACGTCGTAA
- the LOC124661383 gene encoding histone H3.3-like has translation MARTKQTARKSTGGKAPRKQLASIAARKSAPTTGGVKKPHRYRPGTVALREIRKYQKSTDLLIRKLPFQRLVREIAQDFKTDLRFQSHAVLALQEAAEAYLVGLFEDTNLCAIHAKRVTIMPKDIQLARRIRGERA, from the exons ATGGCGCGTACGAAGCAAACCGCCCGCAAGTCCACCGGCGGCAAGGCGCCCCGGAAGCAGCTCGCCTCCATT GCGGCGAGGAAGTCGGCCCCGACCACCGGCGGCGTGAAGAAGCCCCACCGCTACAGGCCCGGCACGGTGGCGCTCCGGGAGATCCGCAAGTACCAGAAGAGCACGGACCTGCTCATCCGCAAGCTTCCCTTCCAGCGCCTGGTGCGGGAGATCGCGCAGGACTTCAAGACGGACCTTCGCTTCCAGAGCCACGCCGTGCTCGCGCTCCAGGAGGCCGCCGAGGCGTACCTCGTCGGACTCTTCGAGGACACCAACCTCTGCGCCATCCACGCCAAGCGCGTCACCATCATGCCCAAGGACATCCAGCTCGCTCGCCGCATCCGTGGAGAGCGCGCCTGA
- the LOC124660801 gene encoding histone H3.3-like, producing MARTKQTARKSTGGKAPRKQLASKAARKSAPTTGGVKKPHRYRPGTVALREIRKYQKSTELLIRKLPFQRLVREIAQDFKTDLRFQSHAVLALQEASEAYLVGLFEDTNLCAIHAKRVTIMPKDIQLARRIRGERA from the exons ATGGCCCGTACGAAGCAGACCGCCCGCAAGTCCACCGGCGGCAAGGCCCCCCGCAAGCAGCTCGCCTCCAAG GCGGCGAGGAAGTCGGCCCCGACCACCGGCGGCGTGAAGAAGCCGCACCGCTACAGGCCCGGCACCGTCGCGCTCCGCGAGATCCGCAAGTACCAGAAGAGCACCGAGCTGCTGATCCGCAAGCTGCCCTTCCAGCGCCTGGTGCGCGAGATCGCGCAGGACTTCAAGACTGATCTCCGCTTCCAGAGCCACGCCGTGCTCGCGCTCCAGGAGGCCAGCGAGGCGTACCTGGTCGGCCTGTTCGAGGACACGAACCTCTGCGCGATCCACGCCAAACGGGTCACCATCATGCCCAAGGACATCCAGCTGGCGCGCAGGATCCGCGGCGAACGCGCCTAA